In the Paramisgurnus dabryanus chromosome 5, PD_genome_1.1, whole genome shotgun sequence genome, one interval contains:
- the rasl10a gene encoding ras-like protein family member 10A has protein sequence MVETLSIAVIGAPGVGKTSIIRQFIYNDFSETYTPTQTRYVYRPSVILNGVMYDLKILDVPPISSFPSSPSQEWLDVRCRGVRSANAYILVYDICCVETFEYVKMIRQQIVDSRVCSSSEVPILVVGSKRDLQRQRFTQRRAVSVLVKKTWKCGYVECSAKYNWHVLLLFKELLGIAVARGLRPNHTSIRLQGALQRNRCNVM, from the exons ATGGTCGAGACGCTAAGCATCGCCGTCATCGGTGCGCCTGGAGTCGGGAAAACTTCTATCATCCGTCAGTTTATTTACAATGACTTCAGCGAGACGTACACCCCCACCCAGACACGCTACGTGTACCGACCTTCTGTCATCCTTAACGGTGTGATGTACGACCTGAAGATTTTAGACGTCCCGCCAATTTCTTCCTTTCCTTCAAGTCCCAGTCAG GAGTGGTTGGATGTACGGTGTAGAGGGGTTCGCAGTGCAAACGCCTACATTCTGGTCTATGACATCTGCTGTGTGGAGACCTTTGAGTACGTCAAGATGATACGACAGCAAATCGTGGATAGCAG AGTATGCAGCAGTAGTGAGGTGCCCATCCTGGTGGTAGGCAGTAAAAGGGACCTTCAGCGGCAGAGATTTACCCAGCGCAGGGCCGTGTCTGTACTGGTAAAGAAGACCTGGAAATGCGGTTACGTTGAGTGTTCAGCCAAGTATAACTGGCATGTGCTTCTGCTCTTCAAAGAGCTCCTGGGAATCGCCGTGGCACGGGGACTTCGTCCGAACCACACCTCTATTCGCCTGCAGGGGGCACTGCAGAGGAACCGCTGTAATGTCATGTGA